From the Microbacterium sp. W4I4 genome, one window contains:
- a CDS encoding Ig-like domain-containing protein, giving the protein MRVLTWVRARPKRLAATAGVVVGAVALTGMAFAYDGLPTAKVELNDAGVWLTKTSSLLVGHFNHESTVLDGGLRTAGEDYDVLQDGGTVLVADRGSMTLTAVNPARVSLDDSAPLPPDAKVSLGARTAAVLDRASGDLWVVGTTAISGFDIKGEEPLIKLGKNADVVVGRDGTVFALSAARGEVVTIPVDAQGDPLEPKSDSVGKIDSSERPSITAVGVTPVVLDAAAGVVTTPGGFRTELGELGMGSAKDAVLQQASAETDAVALAGVHQLVRVPMDGSDPVAVEAGGEGIPAAPVYLKGCTYGAWAGSARFIRDCAGERSDVAEKIPGAEKSTRLTFRVNRDVIVLNDIIGGEAWLADESLQRVDDWSILTPPDGDTEDEDESTQETIETSLPDRKEENTPPVAEDDPGLGVRPGGTTLLPVLDNDNDSDGDVLVASLADAQPSIGEVQPILNGAALQIMVPEDATGQASFTYEVDDGRPNGTDTAVVTATVYDWDTNSAPKAKRVTKLSVESGGTLSYNVLPDWIDPQGDDVYLQNVIPAQGDEVDFTTDGQLTYRAVGSLQGRKEIEIVVSDSLGEAVSGKILLDVKPPGTTIPVTNADHIVTRVGETATVFPLANDTSSGRDELRLTRVDPLETARVLPDYPKKKFTFNAAAAGVFYVQYLVSAGQADAKGIVRVDVLDKQESELPPVAVRDIALLPKGSEALVGVLDNDSDPSGGVLVVQSVTVPPHSGIAVSVLNHETLRISDQGALDAPVKVTYRISNGSKSAEGDVTVVPIPAPSKLAAPVAHDDEAVVRVGDVVTIPVLDNDVHPNGDVMHVAPELIEPLVDPKDGEAFVSQDQVRFRAGSEARTVYLTYEAEDSMGQKAGGHITVQILPLDADVNAPPRPRDLTARALAGGTIRIPVLLDEIDGDGDSVELLGQDIAPIKGQITETGGDYLEYEAFADSAGVDTFTYRVRDRLGAEGTATIRVGIAPPEATNQAPYAVKDAVVVRPGRSVAVPVLANDSDPEGDEIRLVKDGLDVPEKSGLKATLSGDRVIVVVPDHEMEASLRYTIRDAKGAEADAPILVTVDEDVPLMTPIARDDRVRVEDLKDSLTTDLDILGNDEDPDGTAEGLKVAIEDGAKLVGDRKARVTVTEDRQLIRYTVTDEDDRVASAFIFVPSISELRPSLVSTKPVEVKSGETKELPLSEYVTVAGGGTVRLTEASKVSSGHGNGDTLIKNETTLVYTSQKGYFGKDSLNFEVTDGKTVEDPKGRKSTLSIPILVLPPENQPPVFVNGQVEVAPGEDATSLDLAALTTDPDKEDADKIQYRVSGQPGEGVSARLEGTRLLVEAPTTTPKGTTTAVRLTITDGTTEPVEGTVSVTVTASTRDLAVASPDTIDEADQGQTITVPVLGNDINPFDKEGIPLKVLAAAVESGDGDARVAGDEVEVTPGKKFVGVMVVRYRIQDATKDPDREVDGRITVIVQGVPDAPGVPRVTTVEDRTVVLAWSAPSNNGAEIDHYTVTSVGGRPYSKTCETTTCTLDGLVNNVEYTFQVVAHNRVGDGEPSPVSEPARPDVRPEKPLPPTLEFGDKSLKVRWTTPQSNGSPVESYTLQISPAPLSGSSEKSVSGTLNLIIWDGLENGTSYQVRVQAHNQAPDPSDFSQFSLAEIPAGKPGVVAAPQVQSAPSVGSEAQMTVSWGNADPNGDAVKNYDLVIYRGGSVFKTVSVGTATSQTVSVPTDPADYTYAVRSTNKAGDSDLSPQSAPRRAFGKPGAPTNVKATEGDRQITVSGSVPDSDLNGAKRSELHYQYLITGGSWTNWNGGAIPAENGTDYTVRLRAYSVIDGQQSQPGDASAASNQVTPYGTPFAPTGSASKSGATAINLTWNAGGSDNGRPVTTYISVNGGGWEQVATSGSRTVGNGYNQTHSIRVRAVASPGGAAESGTYSATTDAPPVPRATTVKGTPGYWPGTGNGDACTTYSCAYMAISVTDFPAGNYPLYCNDGPNPGQRWGGRTVYVPANGTVNLTCYFGNPGATVWATIGGWGDAAAMTWY; this is encoded by the coding sequence ATGCGAGTACTGACGTGGGTGCGGGCGCGCCCGAAGAGACTGGCGGCGACGGCGGGGGTCGTGGTGGGTGCGGTCGCGCTCACCGGCATGGCTTTCGCCTATGACGGGCTGCCGACCGCGAAGGTCGAGCTCAACGATGCGGGCGTGTGGCTGACGAAGACCTCGAGCCTGCTGGTCGGCCACTTCAATCATGAGTCCACGGTGCTCGACGGCGGACTGCGCACGGCCGGCGAGGACTACGACGTCCTCCAGGACGGCGGCACCGTTCTGGTCGCGGACCGGGGCAGCATGACGCTGACGGCGGTGAACCCCGCACGGGTGTCGCTCGATGACAGTGCTCCGCTCCCTCCCGATGCGAAGGTCTCCCTCGGTGCACGCACCGCCGCCGTGCTGGATCGCGCCTCCGGCGACCTCTGGGTGGTCGGCACGACGGCGATCTCGGGCTTCGACATCAAGGGCGAAGAACCCCTGATCAAGCTGGGGAAGAACGCCGACGTCGTCGTCGGACGCGACGGCACCGTCTTTGCGCTGTCCGCCGCGCGCGGCGAAGTCGTCACCATTCCCGTGGACGCGCAGGGTGATCCTCTGGAGCCGAAGTCCGATTCGGTCGGCAAGATCGACTCATCCGAGCGTCCCTCGATCACCGCAGTCGGCGTTACCCCGGTGGTGCTGGACGCCGCTGCGGGAGTGGTGACCACTCCCGGCGGCTTCCGCACCGAGCTCGGCGAGCTGGGCATGGGGTCCGCGAAGGACGCCGTGCTGCAGCAGGCATCCGCCGAGACCGATGCGGTGGCGCTCGCCGGCGTGCATCAGCTCGTCCGCGTGCCGATGGACGGATCCGACCCTGTGGCGGTCGAAGCCGGCGGCGAGGGCATCCCCGCCGCACCCGTGTACCTGAAGGGCTGCACGTACGGCGCCTGGGCAGGCTCTGCTCGGTTCATCCGCGACTGCGCCGGAGAGCGCAGCGATGTCGCCGAGAAGATCCCCGGCGCTGAGAAGAGCACCCGCCTGACGTTCCGGGTGAACCGCGACGTCATCGTGCTGAACGACATCATCGGCGGTGAGGCGTGGCTGGCCGATGAGAGCCTGCAGCGCGTGGACGACTGGTCGATCCTGACGCCGCCCGACGGCGACACCGAGGACGAGGACGAGTCCACGCAGGAGACCATCGAGACCTCCCTGCCCGATCGCAAGGAGGAGAACACTCCTCCGGTCGCCGAGGACGATCCCGGCCTCGGAGTGCGGCCGGGCGGAACCACGCTGCTTCCCGTGCTCGACAACGACAACGACTCCGACGGCGACGTCCTGGTGGCCTCTCTCGCCGATGCACAGCCGTCGATCGGCGAGGTGCAGCCGATCCTGAACGGCGCGGCGCTGCAGATCATGGTGCCTGAGGACGCCACCGGGCAGGCGTCCTTCACCTACGAGGTGGATGACGGTCGCCCGAACGGCACCGACACCGCCGTCGTCACCGCCACCGTCTATGACTGGGACACGAACTCGGCGCCGAAGGCGAAGCGCGTCACCAAGCTCTCCGTCGAGTCCGGTGGCACGCTCTCCTACAACGTGCTGCCCGACTGGATCGACCCTCAGGGCGACGACGTCTACCTGCAGAACGTGATCCCCGCGCAAGGGGATGAGGTCGACTTCACCACCGACGGTCAGCTGACCTATCGCGCGGTGGGGAGTCTGCAGGGCCGCAAGGAGATCGAGATCGTCGTCTCGGACTCCCTGGGGGAGGCCGTGAGCGGAAAGATCCTGCTCGACGTCAAGCCGCCGGGGACGACGATCCCGGTCACGAACGCGGACCACATCGTCACCCGCGTCGGCGAGACGGCGACCGTGTTCCCCCTGGCGAACGACACGAGTTCGGGTCGCGACGAGTTGCGCCTGACCCGCGTGGATCCGCTCGAGACGGCCCGGGTGCTGCCGGACTATCCGAAGAAGAAGTTCACGTTCAACGCGGCCGCGGCCGGTGTGTTCTATGTGCAGTACCTGGTGTCGGCAGGTCAGGCGGATGCCAAGGGCATCGTGCGCGTGGACGTGCTGGACAAGCAGGAGTCGGAGCTGCCGCCGGTGGCGGTGCGCGATATCGCTCTGCTGCCCAAGGGCAGCGAGGCGCTGGTCGGGGTTCTCGACAACGACTCCGACCCCTCCGGGGGAGTGCTCGTGGTGCAGTCGGTGACGGTGCCGCCGCACAGCGGGATCGCCGTGTCCGTGCTCAACCATGAGACGCTGCGCATCAGCGATCAGGGTGCCCTGGACGCGCCGGTGAAGGTCACCTACCGCATCTCGAACGGCTCGAAATCCGCCGAGGGGGATGTGACCGTGGTGCCCATCCCCGCACCGTCGAAGCTCGCCGCGCCCGTGGCCCACGACGATGAGGCAGTGGTCCGCGTCGGTGATGTGGTGACGATCCCGGTGCTGGACAACGATGTGCATCCCAACGGGGACGTGATGCACGTCGCACCGGAACTGATCGAGCCGCTGGTGGATCCGAAGGACGGCGAGGCGTTCGTCTCACAGGACCAGGTGCGCTTCCGCGCCGGGTCCGAGGCTCGCACGGTCTATCTCACCTACGAGGCCGAGGATTCGATGGGGCAGAAGGCCGGTGGTCACATCACCGTGCAGATTCTGCCACTGGATGCCGATGTCAACGCCCCGCCGCGGCCCCGTGACTTGACCGCCCGTGCCCTGGCGGGCGGGACGATCAGGATCCCGGTCCTGCTCGACGAGATCGACGGCGACGGCGACTCCGTCGAGCTGCTGGGCCAGGACATCGCCCCCATCAAGGGTCAGATCACCGAGACCGGCGGCGACTACCTGGAGTACGAGGCATTCGCCGACTCGGCCGGTGTGGACACGTTCACCTACCGTGTGCGAGACCGCCTGGGCGCCGAGGGCACCGCCACGATCCGGGTCGGCATCGCCCCTCCCGAGGCGACGAACCAGGCGCCCTATGCCGTGAAGGACGCCGTGGTCGTGCGGCCCGGCCGCTCGGTCGCCGTGCCCGTGCTGGCCAATGACTCCGACCCGGAGGGCGACGAGATCCGCCTGGTGAAGGACGGCCTCGACGTTCCCGAGAAGAGCGGGCTGAAGGCGACCCTCTCGGGCGACCGGGTCATCGTCGTCGTGCCGGACCACGAGATGGAGGCGTCGTTGAGATACACCATCCGTGACGCGAAGGGCGCCGAAGCAGACGCCCCCATCCTGGTGACGGTGGATGAGGACGTCCCGTTGATGACGCCGATCGCCAGGGACGATCGCGTGCGCGTGGAGGATCTGAAGGATTCGCTCACCACCGATCTCGACATTCTCGGCAACGACGAGGATCCGGATGGCACCGCCGAGGGGCTGAAGGTCGCGATCGAGGACGGCGCGAAACTCGTCGGCGACCGCAAGGCCCGGGTCACCGTGACGGAGGACCGTCAGCTGATCAGGTACACCGTCACCGATGAGGATGACAGGGTGGCCTCGGCGTTCATCTTCGTGCCTTCGATCAGTGAGTTGCGCCCCTCGCTGGTGTCCACGAAGCCGGTGGAGGTGAAGAGCGGGGAGACGAAGGAGCTGCCGCTGTCGGAGTATGTCACTGTCGCCGGCGGCGGCACCGTCCGCCTGACGGAGGCGTCGAAGGTCAGTTCCGGGCACGGCAACGGCGACACCCTGATCAAGAACGAGACCACTTTGGTCTACACGTCTCAGAAGGGCTACTTCGGCAAGGATTCTTTGAACTTCGAGGTGACCGACGGCAAGACGGTCGAGGATCCGAAGGGTCGCAAGAGCACCCTCTCGATCCCGATCCTGGTGCTGCCTCCCGAGAATCAGCCCCCGGTCTTCGTGAACGGACAGGTCGAGGTGGCGCCGGGCGAGGACGCGACGTCGCTGGATCTGGCCGCATTGACCACGGATCCCGACAAGGAGGACGCGGACAAGATCCAGTACCGCGTCTCCGGCCAGCCTGGCGAGGGCGTCAGCGCGCGACTGGAAGGCACTCGACTCCTGGTCGAGGCGCCGACCACGACACCGAAGGGCACCACGACGGCCGTTCGCCTGACGATCACCGACGGCACGACGGAGCCCGTCGAGGGCACGGTGTCGGTGACGGTCACCGCATCCACTCGTGATCTCGCCGTGGCGAGCCCCGACACGATCGATGAGGCTGATCAGGGACAGACGATCACCGTGCCCGTTCTGGGGAACGACATCAATCCGTTCGACAAGGAGGGCATTCCGCTGAAGGTGCTCGCAGCCGCCGTGGAGAGCGGTGACGGCGACGCACGTGTGGCGGGTGATGAGGTCGAAGTCACCCCCGGCAAGAAGTTCGTCGGGGTGATGGTCGTGCGCTATCGCATCCAGGACGCGACGAAGGACCCCGATCGTGAGGTCGACGGTCGGATCACCGTGATCGTGCAGGGTGTGCCGGATGCACCGGGTGTTCCCCGGGTGACGACCGTCGAGGACCGTACAGTGGTACTGGCCTGGTCGGCTCCGTCCAACAACGGCGCCGAGATCGACCACTACACCGTGACCTCGGTCGGTGGGCGTCCCTATTCGAAGACGTGCGAGACGACCACATGTACGCTTGACGGTCTCGTGAACAACGTGGAGTACACCTTCCAGGTCGTCGCGCACAATCGCGTCGGCGATGGTGAGCCCTCGCCGGTGTCCGAACCTGCGCGACCCGATGTCCGTCCCGAGAAGCCGCTGCCGCCCACGCTCGAGTTCGGCGACAAGTCTCTGAAGGTGCGGTGGACGACACCGCAGTCCAATGGCTCGCCGGTGGAGTCGTACACGCTGCAGATCTCGCCGGCGCCGCTGAGCGGATCCTCGGAGAAGTCCGTCAGTGGCACCCTCAACCTCATCATCTGGGACGGACTCGAGAACGGCACGAGCTATCAGGTTCGGGTGCAGGCGCACAACCAGGCGCCCGACCCATCCGACTTCAGTCAGTTCTCCCTGGCCGAGATCCCCGCCGGCAAGCCCGGCGTGGTGGCCGCACCGCAGGTGCAGAGCGCGCCGTCGGTCGGCAGCGAGGCGCAGATGACGGTCAGCTGGGGCAACGCGGATCCGAACGGCGACGCGGTCAAGAACTACGACCTGGTCATCTATCGCGGCGGCAGCGTCTTCAAGACCGTGTCGGTCGGGACGGCGACATCGCAGACGGTCTCGGTTCCGACCGATCCCGCCGACTACACCTACGCCGTGCGATCGACGAACAAGGCCGGCGACAGCGACCTCAGCCCGCAGTCCGCGCCGCGCCGCGCCTTCGGCAAACCGGGTGCGCCGACCAATGTGAAGGCGACTGAAGGCGACAGGCAGATCACGGTCAGCGGTTCGGTTCCGGACTCGGACCTCAACGGCGCCAAGCGGAGCGAGCTCCATTACCAGTACCTGATCACCGGCGGGTCGTGGACGAACTGGAACGGCGGGGCGATCCCCGCTGAGAACGGGACGGACTACACCGTGCGGCTGAGGGCGTATTCGGTGATCGACGGCCAGCAGTCGCAACCTGGCGACGCCTCCGCTGCGTCCAACCAGGTGACCCCGTACGGCACACCATTCGCACCGACGGGTTCGGCGTCGAAGTCGGGCGCCACCGCGATCAACCTCACCTGGAACGCGGGCGGATCCGACAACGGCCGCCCCGTGACCACGTACATAAGCGTGAACGGCGGGGGCTGGGAGCAGGTCGCGACGAGCGGAAGTCGGACTGTCGGCAACGGGTACAACCAAACGCACAGCATCCGGGTCCGGGCCGTTGCCTCCCCGGGTGGCGCGGCGGAATCGGGGACATACTCCGCAACCACCGATGCGCCCCCGGTTCCCAGGGCCACGACCGTGAAGGGCACCCCCGGATACTGGCCTGGGACGGGCAACGGCGACGCATGCACGACTTACTCCTGCGCGTACATGGCGATCTCGGTGACCGATTTCCCCGCGGGCAATTATCCGCTGTACTGCAACGATGGTCCGAACCCGGGCCAGCGCTGGGGCGGCAGAACCGTATACGTGCCGGCCAACGGCACGGTGAACCTCACGTGCTACTTCGGGAACCCTGGCGCGACGGTCTGGGCGACGATAGGCGGCTGGGGTGACGCCGCGGCGATGACCTGGTACTGA